CGCGGATGCTGCGGATGCCCAGCCCCGAGGCGGCCAGCGCCTGGATGGCCGACTCGCGTCCGCTGCCCGGGCCCTGCACGTGCACGTGCACGCGCTTCACGCCCAGCTGCAGCGCCTCGCGGGCCGCCTGCTCGGCGGCCACGGTGGCGGCGAACGGGGTGCTCTTCTTGGAGCCCTTGAAGCCCGCCTTGCCGGCGCTTCCCCACACGACCGAGTTGCCGGCCATGTCGGTGATGCTCACGATGGTGTTGTTGAACGTCGCCTTGATGTGGGCGACGCCCTCGCTCTCGACGTGGCGCTTGGTCTTGGGGCGCCCCGCGGTCTTCGGCTTGGCCATTCGGAAATCCTGTTTGGGGTGCGCGGCCTACCGCGCCTCCGGTACGTCTCCCCGCCGGCACGTCCGGCGGAGTGGTCATCGGCCCGGGCGCGCCGCCCGGGCCGATCGTCGGATCGAAGCGAACGCGCGGCGCCCGGCACGAAGGCCGGGCGCTGCACGATTACTTCTTGCCCGGCTTCTTCTTGCCGGCGATGGCCCGGCGCGGGCCCTTCTTGGTGCGCGCGTTGGTGTGCGTGCGCTGCCCGCGAACCGGCAGCCCGCGGCGGTGCCGCAGCCCGCGATACGAGCCGATGTCCATCAGGCGCTTGATGTTGCGCGAGACTTCCGAGCGCAGCGCACCCTCCACGCGAATGTTCGCGTCGATGATGCGGCGCAGCTTGTTCACGTCCTCGTCGTTGAGGGCGTGCACGCGCGTGTCGGGGTTGATCCCCGCCTCGCCCAGGATGCGGCGCGACGTGGCGCGGCCGATCCCGAAGATGTACGTAAGGCCGATCTCTACGCGCTTTTCACGC
This window of the Longimicrobium sp. genome carries:
- the rpsK gene encoding 30S ribosomal protein S11, whose amino-acid sequence is MAKPKTAGRPKTKRHVESEGVAHIKATFNNTIVSITDMAGNSVVWGSAGKAGFKGSKKSTPFAATVAAEQAAREALQLGVKRVHVHVQGPGSGRESAIQALAASGLGIRSIRDVTPIPHNGCRPPKKRRV
- the rpsM gene encoding 30S ribosomal protein S13, whose amino-acid sequence is MARIAGVDLPREKRVEIGLTYIFGIGRATSRRILGEAGINPDTRVHALNDEDVNKLRRIIDANIRVEGALRSEVSRNIKRLMDIGSYRGLRHRRGLPVRGQRTHTNARTKKGPRRAIAGKKKPGKK